From Trichoderma atroviride chromosome 1, complete sequence, one genomic window encodes:
- a CDS encoding uncharacterized protein (BUSCO:EOG092D11EA), with amino-acid sequence MTSVVGVDFGTLKTVIAVARNRGVDVITNEVSNRATPSLVGFGPKSRYLGEAAKTQEISNLKNTVNCLKRLAGRSFSDPDIQIEQQYVTAPLVDVNGQVGAEVNYLGNSEKFTATQLVAMYLSKIKQTTASEMKLPVSDICLSVPAWFTDSQRRALLDAAEIAGLKVLRLMNDTTAAALGWGITKLDLPAAEEAPRRVCFVDIGHSNYTCSIVEFKKGELAVKATTWDHNFGGRDFDKALVDHLAKEFKGKYKVDIYTHGRAMARTIAAAEKTKKILSANQQAPVNIESLMNDVDASAMVTRQEFEAMVEPLLARIHVPLEQALAQAKLTKDDIDVIEIVGGGSRVPALKDRIQAFFEKPLSYTMNADEAIARGCAFSCAILSPAFRVRDFTVQDIISYPIEFGWEKAPDIPDEDTSLTVFNKGGVLPSTKILTFYRKQPFDLEARYANTEDLPGKTNPWIGRFSVKGVKADGKEDFMICKLKARVNIHGVLNVENGYYVEDQEVEEEVKDDDKKEDGDKKDADAMDTDGKTRKVKKQVRKGDLPIASGTSSLDASSKTALTEKESAMVMEDKLVADTEEKKNELEAFIYDLRAKLDEQYAEHGSEEEKSEIKVKLESTEDWLYDEGDDASKGVYVSKIEEIRALALPIINRYQEKVEAERRAVQERVDAEQAAKRAAEEEARKAAEAEKAAQSGSDQEMKDADVPQTESEETGDPK; translated from the exons ATGACTTCCGTCGTCG GTGTCGATTTCGGAACCCTCAAGACGGTGATTGCCGTCGCGAGAAATCGCGGCGTCGATGTG ATCACCAATGAAGTATCCAACCGAGCAACCCC ATCTTTGGTAGGCTTCGGCCCCAAGTCACGCTACCTCGGTGAGGCTGCCAAGACTCAGGAGATTTCCAACTTGAAAAACACCGTCAACTGCCTCAAGCGTCTTGCCGGCCGCTCCTTCAGCGACCCCGATATCCAGATCGAGCAGCAATATGTTACCGCACCCCTTGTCGACGTCAACGGACAGGTCGGCGCTGAGGTCAACTATCTCGGCAACAGCGAGAAGTTCACCGCAACACAGCTTGTTGCCATGTACTTGAGCAAGATCAAGCAGACTACCGCCAGCGAGATGAAGCTTCCCGTTAGCGACATCTGCCTGAGCGTCCCCGCTTGGTTCACAGACTCTCAGCGTAGAgcgctgctggatgctgccGAGATTGCTGGCCTCAAGGTTCTCCGACTCATGAACGACACTAccgccgctgctcttggctgggGTATCACCAAGCTGGATCTCCCTGCTGCGGAAGAGGCACCTCGACGGGTGTGCTTCGTTGACATTGGTCACAGCAACTACACCTGCTCCATTGTTGAGTTCAAGAAGGGTGAGCTGGCCGTCAAGGCTACTACCTGGGACCACAACTTTGGTGGCCGAGACTTCGACAAGGCTCTTGTAGACCACTTAGCCAAGGAGTTCAAGGGCAAGTACAAGGTTGACATCTATACCCATGGCAGGGCTATGGCTCGTACCATTGCTGCCGCTgagaagaccaagaagatTCTCTCTGCTAACCAGCAGGCTCCCGTCAACATTGAGTCCTTAATGAACGACGTGGATGCCTCAGCCATGGTCACTCGACAAGAGTTTGAGGCCATGGTTGAGCCCCTGCTCGCCCGTATCCACGTGCCCCTTGAGCAGGCTcttgcccaggccaagctCACCAAGGATGACATTGATGTTATCGAGATTGTCGGTGGTGGTTCCCGAGTGCCCGCGCTCAAGGACCGCATCCAGGCATTCTTCGAGAAGCCTCTGTCCTACACCATGAACGCCGATGAGGCTATTGCTCGAGGCTGTGCTTTCAGCTGTGCCATCTTGTCTCCTGCCTTCCGAGTTCGTGACTTCACCGTTCAAGATATCATCAGCTACCCTATCGAGTTCGGCTGGGAGAAGGCCCCTGACATCCCCGATGAGGACACTAGCTTGACTGTGTTCAACAAAGGTGGAGTTCTGCCTTCGACCAAGATCCTCACATTCTACCGAAAACAGCCGTTTGACCTGGAAGCCCGCTATGCAAACACTGAAGATCTTCCTGGAAAGACGAACCCTTGGATCGGCCGCTTTTCTGTGAAAGGCGTTAAGGCTGATGGCAAGGAAGACTTCATGATTTGCAAGCTCAAGGCCCGAGTCAACATTCACGGCGTGTTGAATGTGGAGAACGGTTACTACGTCGAGGACCAGGAAGTCGAAGAAGAGGTCAAGGACGATgacaagaaggaggatgGCGACAAGAAGGATGCCGAT GCTATGGATACCGACGGAAAGACTCGCAAGGTGAAGAAGCAGGTTCGAAAGGGTGACTTGCCTATCGCCAGTGGCACTTCATCGCTTGATGCCAGCTCAAAGACTGCATTGACCGAGAAGGAATCCGCCATGGTTATGGAGGATAAGCTGGTTGCCGAtacagaagagaagaagaacgagcTTGAGGCCTTTATCTACGATCTCCGAGCCAAGCTTGATGAGCAGTACGCCGAGCatggcagcgaagaggaGAAGTCTGAGATCAAAGTCAAGCTTGAGTCAACAGAG GACTGGCTTTACGACGAAGGCGATGATGCTTCAAAGGGCGTCTACGTCTCCAAGATTGAGGAGATCCGTGCTCTCGCTCTGCCCATCATTAACAGATACCAGGAGAAAGTCGAGGCTGAGCGCCGTGCCGTCCAGGAGCGAGTCGACGCCGAgcaagctgccaaaagagccgctgaggaagaggctcgcaaggctgctgaggccgAGAAGGCAGCCCAGAGCGGATCCGACCAGGAAATGAAGGATGCTGATGTTCCCCAGACCGAATCTGAGGAGACTGGCGACCCTAAATAA